The genomic window CAGACAGGTATCAGACCACATTCCACCTCGTGTGTACTTCTGCGGTGCTTTCAGGGGTCGTAGGTCGGTTTTTACACTCGGAtgcataaaagtaaaaagtacacggcaaaatcaccagtgttaaaacAGGTCAAATGAACTCTGGCGGTGTATGTACAGGCCACACTTTGAGGGTGTTCATTATTATCTATACACTGCGAGTGTTCATTTGGCATGATTTAACACTGGTGATTGTGAACGGCGAATGTTTATAGTGGGTATAAAACGCCGCTGGGTTTGGACTTGAGTTCAGAGGTGAGGCGCTGCTGACGTTCCAGAATTCCAGCCTGAGGTCATCACGGCCAAACACACAATTCCCAATCCCTCTATATTAGACTGCCAAACCTcgaagaaaaacatgatttgccATCAGGTTGAGAAACGTAAACTTCATTCATGTTGTTCATTCTGTGAATCAAGTgtttaaatgatgacacattATATCAAGTATTATATTTTCCTCTTGAAGATCATTTGAGTCGGTTGCTGTTTAATGGTTTGTTGTTGTCATTCATGGAAAGAGAAACCACCTTCATTGTGTTTCTCCTGGAGAGAGATCTCACGCCGGGGTTTCCCCGCTGATACTGCACACATTTCCTGTAAACCGCACATTTCCTCCTATACGTTTGCTTGCTGGCTTTAGCAGAACGCTTGTTGTGAAGAGAAAGAGTGAACGAGTGGAGACGCGTCTGAGCTCAGAGATAAGAGCGTCTAAAACATCTGGGAGGAAAGACGCTGGATTCTGCTGATAACACACTAGACTTGTGTCGAATCCCACTCTTTTTACATCTTTGGACAATTTGAGAAAGTTGCATTTCAGATATTTCCTGTCAGATGAacattcgtgtgtgtgtgtgtgtttgtgtgtgtgtgtgtgtgtgtaaacccTACGgcatggggacaaaatgtccccacaaagatggcaatatccaaaatccttgtccttgtggggacattttttggtcctcattaggaaacaagcttataaatcatacagaatgaacttttgtgaaaatgtaaaagagcagacagttgtgtgtgattgttagggaatatacagtttgtacagtataaaaaccattgcgtctatggaatgtccccataaaacatggaaacccaacatgtgtgtgtgtgtgtgcgtgcgtgtgtgtgtgtgtgtgcgtgtgtgcgtgtgtgtgtgtgtgtgcgagtgtgtgtgttggggtgATAAATTCCGTGTGGAGAGCAGCGGTGTGAAATTCCTCTTCAGGTCTGAACGAGTCCTGCTCTGTTTGTCCATCTGTTGAATGACCCTCAATACACCCGTctgccacaaacacacaaatacactgaGGAATCTCAAACATCTATGCCtgacgacacacacacacaattgatATTGGCATACAGGCGCACAAAAGGCCTCACACGTGAGACAATGGAAGCAAAAGACACAAAGGCGATACGCAAATTCATCCTTCCATATGCAAAGCGTCTCACACGAGGCCGATTTCCATTGACATCATCTCAGTTCTGACGGACGGTAAACAAGTTCAACACAATCACAGCGAGAGCATCACGAGCGATTGTGTTTCAACCCTGTGACATCATTTCCATCACAAACCTTTACTTCAGTAACGTTAGATGacacaaaaatgcttttttgtttggttgtttgtGTATAAACACAACAAATGAGTTTTACTGCAGTATCAATAACTACATGGACTGACAGGTTTATGtacaatatatacacaatataacACAGGAATGTGGTTTAAAAATATTCATTCTGAAATCTAAAGAAAACAACAAGACGTTATATTTTGCGTAATGAAAGTGaagttattatttacagtaaatgttctTTACAGTCGTGACTCCTGCTTTACAAATGTACTTTACATGAAGCCACTGTTTGCTTTCTGTTGATGTGGActcattgtttgtgtgtttctttgtttgtcAGGTGGCCATAAAATCCATCAGAAAAGAGAAGATCAAAGACGAGCAGGATTTAATTCACATTCGTCGTGAGATCGAGATCATGACGTCTATCGGTCACCCTCACATCATCACCATATATGAAGGTCTGAACCCAGAGAAAGTGTCGTGACATCACGTAACCAGATAACTGCCATTATTCACGCTAAACAAACGGCTTCTTCTCTGTCACGCTACGTCTCTTTGTGTGGATTATATAAGACTGCccccaaaaaacacatttcttgtgCTTCCCTGCACCTGTTGTTCTCCTCACACCACCGTCAGCATTACTAACATCCTTCAACACAAACTCCTGCATGTCACCATGTATTTGCTCTTCAGAAACTCATGTTTTATTGACTGGACAGGACACTTTCACTACAGGAATATCACTAAAACTATTTCTTATTttcacaacaaacaaaaaaactgaaaaaataaatcaagtattttttatgttattatagttttataaaatatgattttttataattattatagttTAGATCTtagtttgattaatattttaaataaaaaaaacataaaatgtccattttagttacattttgagcgattttgctttgcttttgtcaatttgttatttatttgtttttttatgttgcgaTGTGTTTTTATCTTGgctttattttagttttggtttattattgtttttagtgCCTTACACTTATTTcagttcatttcaatttttcgtttagtttttccaataatttgaGGCCAATATTTTATGGGCAAATAGAAAACAGCGACGTTTTGATTTGAGTAAATTAAAATAACCTTGAGTTTTGATTGAAttctctgtgtgtttttgtgtgtatttcagTGTTTGAGAATAAAGATAAGATGGTGATTGTGATGGAGTACGCCAGCGGTGGGGATCTGTACGACTACATCAGTGACAAACCGCACATGTCTGAGAATGAAGCCAGACATTTGTTCAGACAGATCGTGTCTGCCGTCCATCACTGTCACAAGGTGAGAGAACACACCAACATGTCTGCGTGTCTCCaacattaaacatgaaacaCCCGCTTCTACGGCCTACGTGAGCGTCACTCTGTCAACTACAATTCATGTGAAGATTTCCTATAGTGTCTAAAGCTACCCAGAATTCCCTTGTGCACGAAGAGGTCTCGGAGAAACCGGTCGAGACTAAAAGCACAGAATGCAGGATTGCGTAACACGCGTTACACTTCACATGACTGAACACcgtcaaagagagagagagacggttgacagacacacacacacttataatGCACGCTCGCACTGACGGACACGATATTTCAATCAGCATCTCACGTCACGTAGTAGAACTACGAATGTGAAACACATACACACCCAAAAACATGCTCTtggtttattttcattgaaaccTAAGGCATCATGATGTTGTTATTTTGTGAGGTCATTGCGAGTGAAAAACATCTCAACTCTGTGTTTATGGGTGTTTTTGTCACGCTGCTAAATGAGGTGAAGCGAGACGTCAGACGTATTTTGGCCTCCTACGGAACAACACCATCACACATAGCTGGCATTCCACACACCGCCCGCCCATTCCGTTCTGCCGTGACCCGAGCGCTCCCGCAGCGTCCGTGTCCTTATTTAGAGAtcataaaaagataaaagaggCCGACCGTCGCCGACAGGTCGTGACACTGAACTTTAATAAAAGAAGGTTCAAGAAAAATTCAGCGctgtttttattgtgatttCCCCCCACTGTGATAGTGATGTAGGACAATCAAGAGAAATGTTTGGGGATTTTTGGATGCGTTTAGTCATTGAGTCTgaataatgaaagtgtttttaggAATTTTGGTACTCGGCATCAGAAGCGCTTGCTGGAATCTAACATGTAGCTCTGTTCTCTTTAACAGAACGGGATTGTTCATCGTGACCTGAAACTGGAGAACATCTTGTTGGACGGCAACGGAAATATCAAAGTGAGTCCTGCGCATGGTTATAAGTTACTATCATTTTTAAAcgattgttgtatttttttaaggttttaatattcatttacgAAAGTCTTAGTTAATTCAGCAACAACGTGAGATGTACTGacagaaacatttctttgtttcagATTGCTGATTTTGGGCTGTCTAACCTGTATCAGGGTGATAAGTTCCTGCAGACGTACTGTGGGAGTCCTCTCTACGCCTCTCCAGAGATCGTCAACGGGCGGCCGTACAGAGGTCCAGAGGTGGACTGCTGGTCTCTGGGTGTTCTGCTCTACACGCTGGTGCACGGAGCCATGCCGTTTGACGGACATGACTACAAGAACCTGGTCCAACAGATTAGCACTGGAGACTACCGCAAACCAAGCAAACCTTCCGGTGAGGTCTCCTCCTCTGATCTTTGAACCTAAAGCCTCCTTGATTCCTCGTCACTAATCCTCACTTTCCTCCCACAGATGCGTGTGGTTTGATCCGCTGGATGTTGATGGTGAACCCGGAGCGTAGAGCGTCTTTAGACGAGATCGCTGGACACTGGTGGCTCAACTGGGGTTATCAGCACCCCCTGCTGGCTGAGAACGAGAGCGCAGCCGTCCATCAAGGACTGGCACACGTGACCGCCGCGTGTCAGACGGGCGGCTCCACCCGCATCGCCGTCTGGTTGCGTCGCACCTCTCGTCCGTTACTCCAGAGCGGGTCGAAGGTGCGCTGTCTGCTGCGGTCAGGTGGAGCCGCCGGAGGGGATCCGGTCCAGCGCCAGCGCTCCATACGCAGGTCCCGCAAAGAAAACAATGTCTCTCAGACGATGCAGGAAGGCTCCACCCCTCGGCCCTACAAAGGCATTCTGAAAAAGCGGGGCAGTCTGAAACAGAAGCCACCCGCTGACGCCCAGGCGCCGCCCTTGGAAGAGAAAAGCCCGAACACGTGTCCGTTCGCCTCCGGTGCTGCAGAGACACCCGTGCTGCCTCCGCCCCCTAAAGGCATCTTAAAGAAGCCTTCTGAAAACAAGTCGGACTTTTATTCCTCATCCCCAGAGAGCCGTGACGCCATCCCGTGCCCGTCATCCGCGGGACACCGCAAGGGTATCCTCAAACGCCGCGGCAAGTTTTCCAGCGGCCTGCAAGAATTCGGCTCGCTGGACCAGCTCGCGCCCACGTTACCCACAGGAGGAAACAGATCACTACCCAGCGGAGCCATCAGCGAGGAGAGCATCCTCTCCTCTGAGTCCTTCGACAGACTCGACCTGCCTGACCGCAAGGTTCCGCTCGCACCGATCGAGCGGCCACCAGGGGGCAGACACATGCGAGGATGCGTGTCCGTGGACAACCTACTGGACCTGAGGGAGGACAGGCCCGCTCAGCGGCAGGGACACTGGGAAATGGACGCAGCCTGTTACCGTGCAGGAGTGTCTGAAAGTGTGTTTTCAATCTCGGAATGCGAGAATGTAACTCAGACTTACAAACAAGTGTTTAGCGTAGCGTAGCGCGAAATGTTGAATCTCTGCGATGACGACACAACCTTTGAGTTCTGCTCGGAAAGTGCAGACGGCTCTCGTGAGCCATGGATGCGTTTCTTCTGGGAAACGTTCTGGAGCGAAGCCAGGGGCTGGTAAAGGAACTGATTCCGAGCAGACAGGAAAcagaaaacaggaagtgctgTGAGACTGAAGGAGGTGTACTTCATTCTGATGGGAAAGCAGTTTGTGTGACTgtgcatattattattatacacttGTTCAGAGGgaaagatttgttttattttgtaggcGCTGATGAACTGATTAATCATTTGAAAACTATTGTTTAAGGTTTTGGATTATAGAAAAGGTACCAAAGATGAAGTTAGGCACTGATTGTAAATTAAGCTCATCTGTTAAAGATAACGACAAAATGTGGGTAGATTACACAAGCGTACACAATAAGTATATCAGCTAACATGGAGAAGCGGGTGACACGaggacacaacacacacaagacCACTGCAAACAAACACTGATAACGGAGGTTTATTATTCTCGCCAATTTGACTTTACAACATTTACCGGCGCAGCGAACACAATCGACTGTTATCTCCTCATGGCTTTATGAAGTCTGGACTTTGGTCTGTTTCTTGATAAAAGTGTTATTTCCGACGGCAGATTACACACTGACCTCTTTAAACGATGGTAAAGTTCTCTTTCTTAAAACAGTCCGTCATGAAATCATAGAGAAATATTGTATTGAGAAGTATGTATTACTGTTGATGTTTTGGTGGTTGCTT from Triplophysa rosa linkage group LG25, Trosa_1v2, whole genome shotgun sequence includes these protein-coding regions:
- the nuak2 gene encoding NUAK family SNF1-like kinase 2 isoform X1; amino-acid sequence: MEALTGSSAGVAPVKRQAVKRHHHKHNVKHRYEFLETLGKGTYGRVKRAVDRSGRTVAIKSIRKEKIKDEQDLIHIRREIEIMTSIGHPHIITIYEVFENKDKMVIVMEYASGGDLYDYISDKPHMSENEARHLFRQIVSAVHHCHKNGIVHRDLKLENILLDGNGNIKIADFGLSNLYQGDKFLQTYCGSPLYASPEIVNGRPYRGPEVDCWSLGVLLYTLVHGAMPFDGHDYKNLVQQISTGDYRKPSKPSDACGLIRWMLMVNPERRASLDEIAGHWWLNWGYQHPLLAENESAAVHQGLAHVTAACQTGGSTRIAVWLRRTSRPLLQSGSKVRCLLRSGGAAGGDPVQRQRSIRRSRKENNVSQTMQEGSTPRPYKGILKKRGSLKQKPPADAQAPPLEEKSPNTCPFASGAAETPVLPPPPKGILKKPSENKSDFYSSSPESRDAIPCPSSAGHRKGILKRRGKFSSGLQEFGSLDQLAPTLPTGGNRSLPSGAISEESILSSESFDRLDLPDRKVPLAPIERPPGGRHMRGCVSVDNLLDLREDRPAQRQGHWEMDAACYRAGVSESVFSISECENVTQTYKQVFSVA
- the nuak2 gene encoding NUAK family SNF1-like kinase 2 isoform X2, which codes for MTSIGHPHIITIYEVFENKDKMVIVMEYASGGDLYDYISDKPHMSENEARHLFRQIVSAVHHCHKNGIVHRDLKLENILLDGNGNIKIADFGLSNLYQGDKFLQTYCGSPLYASPEIVNGRPYRGPEVDCWSLGVLLYTLVHGAMPFDGHDYKNLVQQISTGDYRKPSKPSDACGLIRWMLMVNPERRASLDEIAGHWWLNWGYQHPLLAENESAAVHQGLAHVTAACQTGGSTRIAVWLRRTSRPLLQSGSKVRCLLRSGGAAGGDPVQRQRSIRRSRKENNVSQTMQEGSTPRPYKGILKKRGSLKQKPPADAQAPPLEEKSPNTCPFASGAAETPVLPPPPKGILKKPSENKSDFYSSSPESRDAIPCPSSAGHRKGILKRRGKFSSGLQEFGSLDQLAPTLPTGGNRSLPSGAISEESILSSESFDRLDLPDRKVPLAPIERPPGGRHMRGCVSVDNLLDLREDRPAQRQGHWEMDAACYRAGVSESVFSISECENVTQTYKQVFSVA